The region CTTTTTTCAGAAAACGCATGCTGCTTCCTTGTTTCGACTTATTTAGAATTCCGGACCACGGCGACATCGATGCCGTTGTCGGACAGTTTGGTGCGCGCGCGGTTCATGGCATCGACCTGGTTGAAGGGGCCGATACGCACGCGGTGCAGCACGCCGGCATCGGTGCTGCGGTCGCTGATGGCCGCTTCAAAGCCCAGCAAGGCCAGTTTGCCGCGCGTGCTTTCGGCGTCCGCCATCTCGTGGAAGGCGCCGGCCTGCAGATAATAAATCCATTTGTCGCCGGCTGCATCGGCCTTGGCTTGCGCCGGTGGCGCGGCCGGTGCTGCTGCCGCCGGAGCCGCTGCCGGCGCGGTGGCCGTCGCGGCTTTCGGCGCCGGCTTGTCCTTCAGGGTGCCGATCAATTCCTGCAGCGCGTCCGGTGGGGGCGGCCGTGGCGTGGTGGCCGGCGCGGCCGGCGCCGTGATCTGGCCCGGCAAGGCCAGTTCGCGTGGCTCCTTCGAAAAATCGCGTGCCGCTTCCCGCGCCGCTTCCTTGTTGCCATACATCGGCTTGTTCGGGTCGGCGATCTGGCCTGCCGTCGGCTCAAGCGACTTGCCGACCTTGCCCGACTTGTCGGTAAACGGCGAATTGCCTTTGGAGATCACCAGCGCCACCACCACGGCGATGCCCAGGCCGACCACCAGGCCGATGATGATGCCGACCAGCGTGTTGCCCTGCTGGCGGCGGCTGGAAGTAAAGCGGGAAGCTTGATTCATGAAGGTTCGGACCTTTGCGTTTACATTTTGTTTGGCGCGGACACGCCGATCAGTGCCAGGCCGTTGCGCAGCACCTGGCGCGCGGCCAGTACCAGCGCCAGGCGGGCCATTTTCACGGCCTCGTCCTCGACCAGCACTTTTTCCGCGAAATAGAAGCTGTGCAGGTTGGCGGCCAGGTCGCGCAGGTAGAAGGCAACCTGGTGCGGTCC is a window of Janthinobacterium sp. J1-1 DNA encoding:
- a CDS encoding SPOR domain-containing protein, translated to MNQASRFTSSRRQQGNTLVGIIIGLVVGLGIAVVVALVISKGNSPFTDKSGKVGKSLEPTAGQIADPNKPMYGNKEAAREAARDFSKEPRELALPGQITAPAAPATTPRPPPPDALQELIGTLKDKPAPKAATATAPAAAPAAAAPAAPPAQAKADAAGDKWIYYLQAGAFHEMADAESTRGKLALLGFEAAISDRSTDAGVLHRVRIGPFNQVDAMNRARTKLSDNGIDVAVVRNSK